From a single Anaerolineae bacterium genomic region:
- a CDS encoding tyrosine-type recombinase/integrase, which yields MERERDRYIAQLTAQGHRPSFTLLQTRHWLTSFIRFAESEHTVAWGEVTPSQIERWHASLLRAGYDRALASHLLAALYGFLDFLVEEGMLSENPMRGTSLSAWPCSAPDALTPDEMIQLLAAPDVNTHLGLRDRALLELMYCGGLRVSEVVTLNVSDVNLSQMQITAWRQIVPRRLMIDEATTETLSVYLRDGRPQLVSGRASPALFLNYRGSRLSKIAINQMIGRYAQAAGITRRITPQMLTHTLAAHLMDNARGWSEVRNKLTPLNGHDNVLTRRQ from the coding sequence ATGGAGCGAGAACGAGACCGCTATATCGCACAGCTAACTGCGCAGGGCCACAGGCCCTCATTTACATTGCTACAAACCCGCCATTGGCTGACCAGCTTTATCCGCTTTGCCGAAAGCGAGCATACTGTCGCCTGGGGCGAAGTGACGCCGTCTCAGATTGAACGTTGGCATGCCTCTCTCCTCCGGGCTGGCTACGATCGAGCGCTGGCCAGCCATTTGTTGGCTGCGTTGTACGGCTTCTTGGATTTCCTAGTCGAGGAGGGCATGCTATCTGAGAATCCCATGCGGGGCACCAGCCTATCAGCCTGGCCGTGCTCTGCTCCAGATGCCCTCACCCCTGATGAGATGATCCAGCTGTTGGCCGCGCCCGATGTCAACACTCACTTGGGATTGCGCGATCGGGCATTGCTAGAGCTGATGTACTGTGGCGGCTTGCGCGTGAGCGAGGTGGTCACGCTGAACGTGAGCGATGTAAACCTTTCGCAGATGCAGATCACCGCCTGGCGGCAGATCGTGCCGCGCCGGCTTATGATCGACGAAGCTACGACCGAGACGCTGAGCGTCTATCTGCGCGATGGGAGGCCTCAGCTCGTCTCTGGGCGCGCTTCGCCAGCGCTCTTTCTCAACTACCGCGGCAGTCGCCTGTCCAAGATCGCCATCAATCAAATGATCGGCCGGTACGCGCAGGCGGCCGGCATCACCCGTCGTATCACACCGCAGATGCTCACCCACACATTGGCTGCCCATCTAATGGATAACGCAAGGGGCTGGAGCGAGGTGCGCAATAAGCTGACCCCGCTGAATGGCCATGACAATGTGCTGACGCGACGGCAATGA
- the topA gene encoding type I DNA topoisomerase, with protein sequence MDGAKLVAYCVKCRTQREMADPHPVFTANGVPATRGRCPVCGTALFRMGETAAHAGLERPSVADQAQPQRSGSKEAAPSQRKGNTRLVIVESPAKARTVGRYLGQGYTVRASIGHVRDLLRSQLSVDIENDFQPTYRVPKEKRQIVKELKAEVEKASEVYLATDPDREGEAIAWHLIEATGIAPEQVRRVVFHEITRPAIEHAFAQPRGINMDLVNAQQARRILDRLVGYQISPLLWERVRSRTSAGRVQSVALRLVVEREREIQAFVPEEYWSIAAELARQGSRGQKKRPSFIARLIRIHGQEVNLRDEAEATALVRELEKSVYIVADVKRGERKRKPAAPFTTSTMQQEASRRLHFTARRTMATAQALYEGIALGDEGNVGLITYMRTDSTNVSPLAQEEARRYIAQRYGQEFLPPEPPIYRTQVKGAQEAHEAIRPTSVLRTPESVAPYLTRDQFRLYELIWKRFVASQMAPAIYDTMTVDVVAGPDDGERPYLFRASGSAVRFPGFLAVYEEAREEDAATDQEEQQLLPPVEQNEILDLLRLLPEQHFTQPPPRYTEATLIRALEEHGIGRPSTYAPILSTIQERGYVERVDRRLYPTQLGFTVCDLLVKHFPDVFDVGFTARMEADLDRIAAGEVEWVEVLRRFYAPFSQRLAHAEQTMENHVVEPEPTGELCELCGHPMVVKFGRYGKFIACSNYPQCHNTKPFLTKTGALCPKCRGDLVERRSRRGRVFYGCSRYPQCDFSTWQRPLSVPCPQCNGLLVAANKQTARCLQCDEQFDLQHLEQATPEEVQMPVAAQ encoded by the coding sequence ATGGATGGAGCGAAGCTAGTAGCCTATTGTGTCAAATGTCGCACCCAGCGAGAGATGGCCGATCCGCACCCCGTGTTCACCGCCAACGGCGTGCCAGCGACGCGCGGGCGTTGTCCCGTATGCGGGACGGCCCTGTTTCGCATGGGTGAGACGGCCGCTCACGCCGGCCTAGAACGCCCCTCTGTTGCGGACCAAGCCCAGCCGCAGCGATCCGGGTCGAAAGAAGCTGCTCCATCACAACGGAAGGGGAATACTCGATTGGTGATCGTCGAGTCACCGGCCAAGGCACGCACCGTCGGCCGCTATCTGGGCCAGGGCTACACCGTGCGCGCCTCGATCGGACACGTACGCGACCTGCTCCGATCGCAGCTAAGCGTGGATATCGAGAACGATTTTCAACCCACCTACCGGGTCCCCAAAGAGAAGCGCCAGATCGTAAAGGAGCTCAAGGCCGAGGTCGAAAAGGCCAGCGAAGTCTATCTGGCCACCGATCCCGATCGCGAGGGGGAGGCCATCGCCTGGCACCTGATTGAAGCGACAGGGATTGCTCCAGAACAGGTGCGCCGCGTCGTCTTTCATGAGATCACCCGGCCGGCCATCGAGCACGCCTTTGCTCAGCCGCGCGGCATCAACATGGACCTGGTGAACGCGCAGCAGGCCCGCCGCATCCTCGACCGGTTGGTGGGCTATCAGATCAGCCCACTCCTGTGGGAGCGCGTGCGCAGCCGCACCTCCGCCGGTCGCGTGCAATCCGTCGCCTTGCGTCTAGTTGTCGAGCGCGAGCGCGAGATCCAGGCCTTTGTGCCCGAGGAATACTGGTCCATCGCCGCCGAACTAGCGCGTCAGGGATCGCGCGGACAGAAAAAGCGTCCTAGCTTTATTGCCCGCCTGATCCGCATCCATGGCCAAGAGGTAAACCTGAGAGATGAAGCAGAGGCCACCGCCCTCGTGCGTGAGCTGGAGAAGTCGGTTTACATTGTGGCCGATGTCAAGCGCGGCGAGCGCAAACGCAAGCCAGCAGCGCCTTTCACCACTAGCACGATGCAGCAAGAGGCCTCGCGCCGACTGCACTTCACCGCTCGGCGCACGATGGCCACCGCTCAGGCCCTATACGAGGGCATCGCCCTGGGCGACGAGGGCAACGTCGGCCTCATTACCTATATGCGCACCGATTCCACCAACGTCTCGCCGCTGGCCCAAGAGGAGGCACGTCGTTACATCGCTCAGCGGTATGGGCAGGAGTTCCTACCACCAGAGCCACCTATCTATCGCACGCAAGTCAAGGGGGCCCAGGAGGCCCACGAAGCCATTCGCCCCACTTCGGTGCTGCGCACGCCTGAATCCGTCGCCCCTTATCTGACTCGTGATCAGTTCCGATTGTACGAGCTGATCTGGAAGCGATTCGTCGCCAGCCAGATGGCTCCTGCCATCTATGACACCATGACGGTGGACGTGGTGGCCGGCCCTGATGATGGCGAACGCCCTTATCTGTTCCGCGCAAGCGGCTCGGCTGTGCGCTTTCCCGGCTTCCTGGCTGTGTACGAGGAAGCTCGCGAGGAAGACGCCGCGACCGATCAGGAAGAGCAGCAGCTCTTACCGCCAGTGGAGCAGAACGAGATCCTGGACTTGCTTCGGCTCCTGCCTGAGCAACACTTCACACAGCCGCCACCTCGTTATACCGAAGCGACGCTCATCCGCGCGCTGGAGGAGCACGGCATCGGCCGGCCCAGCACCTACGCGCCCATCCTCTCCACGATCCAGGAGCGAGGCTATGTGGAACGCGTAGATCGGCGTTTGTATCCCACCCAGCTAGGGTTCACCGTCTGCGACCTGCTGGTCAAGCACTTTCCCGACGTATTCGACGTGGGATTTACTGCCCGCATGGAGGCTGACTTGGATCGCATCGCGGCTGGGGAGGTCGAGTGGGTTGAGGTACTGCGCCGTTTTTACGCTCCCTTCTCGCAGCGGTTGGCTCACGCTGAGCAGACGATGGAGAACCACGTGGTAGAGCCAGAACCCACCGGTGAGCTATGCGAGCTATGTGGGCATCCGATGGTAGTGAAATTTGGGCGCTATGGCAAGTTCATCGCCTGCAGCAACTACCCACAGTGCCACAATACCAAGCCGTTCCTGACCAAGACTGGCGCCCTTTGCCCCAAGTGCAGAGGGGATCTGGTGGAACGCCGCAGTCGGCGCGGCCGCGTCTTTTACGGCTGCAGTCGCTATCCTCAGTGTGATTTCAGTACCTGGCAGCGCCCTCTGTCGGTGCCATGTCCCCAGTGCAATGGGCTGTTAGTGGCGGCCAACAAGCAGACGGCACGTTGCTTGCAATGCGATGAGCAATTTGACCTTCAACACTTAGAGCAGGCAACTCCGGAGGAGGTACAGATGCCAGTGGCCGCACAATGA
- a CDS encoding aminopeptidase P family protein encodes MSITRLQKFRARLQTLGLEGALISQPENRRYLSGFTGSAGWLAITQEEALLITDFRYWEQSQLQAPHFELVRIVDRIDTLMPELAKRLGERRIAFESAHITVDEHQRWMSQNGPVTWVAAKDLVEPLRMIKDEDEIAAMRRAAALADEAFAYGMTQVRPGMTERELAWLFERTMRERGAEAIAFDIIVAGGPNGARPHARPGDDPLPAGQPIVIDMGACVDGYRSDMTRTICLGEPADPATFWSVYNAVQAAQQAALERIRAGISGVEADAIAREVIAQAGYGEAFGHSLGHGVGLAIHEGPRLSRWSEDRLEPGMVVTIEPGIYLPGWGGVRIEDMALVREDGLEVLTLSPKSPIIVGDW; translated from the coding sequence ATGTCCATCACTCGACTCCAAAAGTTTCGCGCGCGGCTGCAGACCCTCGGCCTGGAAGGAGCTTTGATCAGTCAGCCTGAAAATCGCCGCTATCTGAGCGGCTTCACCGGCTCTGCTGGCTGGCTGGCCATCACCCAGGAAGAGGCGTTGCTGATCACCGACTTCCGCTATTGGGAACAATCTCAGCTCCAGGCCCCCCACTTCGAGCTGGTGCGCATTGTGGATCGCATAGATACCCTGATGCCGGAGCTGGCGAAACGCTTAGGAGAGCGCCGCATCGCTTTTGAGAGTGCCCATATTACAGTGGATGAACACCAGCGCTGGATGTCCCAGAACGGCCCGGTGACCTGGGTGGCTGCCAAGGACCTCGTAGAGCCATTGCGTATGATCAAGGATGAAGATGAGATCGCAGCTATGCGACGAGCTGCAGCACTGGCTGACGAGGCGTTCGCATATGGGATGACCCAGGTGAGGCCAGGCATGACAGAGCGCGAGCTGGCCTGGCTGTTCGAGCGAACCATGCGTGAGCGCGGTGCAGAGGCTATCGCCTTCGATATCATTGTGGCCGGGGGCCCAAACGGAGCGCGGCCTCACGCCCGCCCGGGGGATGACCCACTGCCGGCTGGACAACCGATCGTGATTGACATGGGCGCTTGCGTAGATGGTTATCGCTCGGATATGACGCGCACCATCTGTCTGGGTGAGCCTGCCGATCCCGCCACCTTCTGGTCAGTCTACAACGCCGTGCAAGCGGCGCAGCAGGCTGCGCTGGAGCGGATTCGAGCTGGCATCAGCGGTGTGGAGGCGGACGCGATCGCACGAGAGGTCATCGCTCAGGCCGGATACGGAGAGGCGTTCGGACATTCCCTGGGGCATGGCGTAGGGTTAGCCATCCACGAGGGGCCGCGGCTCAGCCGATGGTCTGAGGACCGGTTGGAGCCAGGCATGGTGGTGACCATCGAGCCGGGCATTTACCTTCCAGGATGGGGAGGTGTCCGCATTGAGGATATGGCCTTGGTTCGGGAGGACGGCCTAGAGGTGCTGACGCTTTCGCCCAAAAGCCCCATTATCGTCGGCGATTGGTGA